In Deltaproteobacteria bacterium, a single window of DNA contains:
- the thiD gene encoding bifunctional hydroxymethylpyrimidine kinase/phosphomethylpyrimidine kinase, translating to MKNVMIIAGSDPSAGAGVQQDLKVATLLGAYGLTVVTALTVQNTMGLQAMHPVAALVVADQLEAVLGDIRVDAVKIGMLANEDIVRVVAAKLREAEVPIVILDPVLAATDGSPLLAPVGVEVLKEELLPLATLVTPNLAEAASLTGLEVHDVAGMEAAAQALHQQGAQWVLVTGGHLPGEPVDVLFDGVNCYRLPGVRQSQTHTHGSGCALATALATMLAQGLALPEAVNQARELVAQAIIYGLSLGRGRGPVNPYAPFARELDRYRVLQQLAAAASWLQAGGIETLIPEVQSNLGYATLFAAGPSDVAAFPGRILKGPQGLIIPRAPEFGASRHIAAVILTALRTHPQLRAAMNIRFFEEVERLAPLLHFKVASFDRSHEPPDIKAKEGSTLAWGVASVLKPGEPAADLIYDRGEWGKEPMIRVLGPDPISVAEKVLALNQALQAAGMAG from the coding sequence ATGAAAAATGTGATGATCATTGCCGGTTCAGATCCCAGTGCCGGGGCCGGGGTGCAGCAGGACCTGAAGGTGGCCACCCTATTGGGCGCCTATGGCCTGACCGTGGTGACCGCCCTTACCGTGCAGAACACCATGGGGCTGCAGGCCATGCATCCGGTGGCGGCCTTGGTGGTCGCCGACCAACTGGAGGCAGTCCTGGGAGATATTCGGGTGGACGCGGTAAAAATCGGGATGCTGGCTAATGAGGATATTGTCCGGGTGGTCGCCGCCAAACTGCGGGAAGCAGAGGTACCCATCGTTATCTTAGACCCGGTGCTGGCAGCCACTGACGGCAGCCCCTTGCTGGCACCGGTCGGGGTAGAGGTCCTCAAAGAGGAATTGCTGCCTTTGGCCACCCTGGTCACCCCCAATTTGGCCGAAGCCGCCAGCCTTACCGGGCTCGAGGTCCATGATGTGGCCGGGATGGAGGCCGCGGCCCAAGCTTTGCACCAACAGGGTGCCCAATGGGTGCTGGTCACCGGCGGGCATTTGCCGGGGGAGCCGGTGGATGTCCTCTTTGATGGGGTTAATTGTTACCGCTTACCGGGCGTGCGTCAGTCCCAAACGCATACCCATGGCAGTGGCTGCGCCCTCGCCACGGCTTTGGCCACTATGCTGGCCCAAGGACTGGCCTTGCCGGAGGCGGTAAATCAGGCCCGTGAGCTGGTGGCGCAGGCCATTATCTATGGACTGTCTTTGGGGCGGGGCCGGGGGCCGGTCAATCCCTACGCGCCCTTTGCCCGGGAGTTGGACCGTTATCGCGTGCTGCAGCAACTGGCGGCCGCGGCCTCGTGGCTCCAGGCCGGGGGCATCGAAACCCTGATTCCCGAGGTCCAGAGCAATTTAGGTTACGCCACGCTTTTCGCTGCAGGCCCTTCAGATGTCGCCGCCTTTCCAGGACGCATCCTAAAAGGCCCCCAGGGACTGATCATTCCCCGCGCGCCTGAGTTCGGGGCCTCCCGTCATATTGCTGCGGTGATCCTGACCGCGCTCCGCACCCATCCCCAGCTCCGGGCCGCCATGAATATCCGTTTTTTTGAAGAAGTGGAGCGGCTAGCGCCGTTGCTCCATTTTAAGGTGGCCAGCTTTGACCGGTCCCACGAACCGCCTGATATTAAAGCCAAAGAAGGCAGTACCCTGGCCTGGGGGGTGGCCTCGGTACTGAAGCCGGGGGAACCGGCCGCAGATCTCATTTATGACCGAGGCGAGTGGGGCAAGGAACCGATGATTCGGGTCTTAGGTCCAGATCCAATCAGCGTCGCCGAAAAGGTCCTTGCCCTCAACCAGGCTCTGCAGGCCGCGGGGATGGCCGGTTAA
- a CDS encoding flavodoxin, producing MKILNLFFSATGNTAKVAQTITDTLQQAGHQVETAKITKDMDLDVLAYDFILVGSGVYEWLPGQPLIDLFTKLRRGYAEQGEIKPAAPRRAGKKVVVYCTYGGCHTGINEAIPAVKYMGQLFEHLGFDIVGEWYLVGEYHPDKYKEMSIRGRLGDIRGRPHEADLR from the coding sequence ATGAAGATTCTCAATCTCTTTTTTTCAGCTACCGGCAACACCGCCAAAGTGGCCCAGACCATAACAGATACCCTCCAACAAGCCGGGCACCAGGTGGAAACAGCAAAAATCACCAAGGACATGGATTTGGATGTGCTGGCTTATGATTTTATCTTAGTGGGCTCGGGAGTCTATGAATGGCTGCCCGGACAGCCGCTGATCGATCTGTTTACCAAACTCCGCCGCGGCTACGCCGAACAGGGGGAGATCAAACCCGCGGCCCCGCGTCGGGCCGGGAAGAAAGTGGTGGTCTATTGTACCTACGGCGGTTGTCACACCGGCATCAACGAAGCCATCCCGGCGGTCAAGTACATGGGGCAATTATTTGAGCACCTCGGTTTTGATATCGTAGGGGAGTGGTACCTAGTAGGCGAATATCATCCCGACAAGTATAAAGAGATGTCAATCAGAGGGCGACTAGGCGATATTCGCGGCCGGCCCCACGAAGCCGATCTTCGTTAA
- a CDS encoding 1-acyl-sn-glycerol-3-phosphate acyltransferase, giving the protein MPLLNQLSTPFYNLSRQLADFTFGRFYRLEITGQQHWLPTGPAILCPKHQRWEDIPVVGLAFSSPLYYIAKVELFRHPGLRRLMLALGGVPLDRTRPQATLSSFRYLEYLLHQRQYLVLFPEGTYIKGRVGPGKHRLIQLLLRLQNRDGLSPLPFLPVGIAYQPQPPGYRVRVQLGPPVYAPGPAQARELTQTLMAQIDQLSK; this is encoded by the coding sequence TTGCCTTTGCTGAATCAGCTTTCGACCCCTTTCTACAACCTGAGCCGCCAGCTGGCTGATTTTACCTTTGGGCGATTCTATCGTCTCGAAATCACTGGCCAGCAACACTGGCTTCCCACCGGGCCGGCCATCTTGTGCCCCAAACACCAGCGCTGGGAAGACATTCCCGTTGTGGGACTGGCCTTTTCCTCACCGCTTTACTATATCGCCAAAGTAGAGTTGTTCCGACATCCCGGGCTGCGGCGACTGATGTTGGCCCTGGGCGGAGTGCCGCTGGATCGCACCCGACCTCAGGCCACACTCTCCTCGTTCCGCTATCTGGAATATCTTCTCCATCAGCGGCAATACCTAGTGCTATTCCCGGAAGGTACCTATATCAAGGGCCGGGTGGGACCGGGCAAACACCGGCTGATCCAACTGCTGCTAAGATTGCAGAACCGCGACGGCCTCTCGCCATTACCCTTCCTGCCGGTGGGTATCGCTTATCAGCCCCAACCGCCCGGTTATCGGGTCCGGGTGCAGCTTGGCCCTCCTGTTTACGCTCCCGGCCCGGCCCAGGCCCGAGAGCTGACCCAGACCCTGATGGCCCAGATCGACCAGCTTTCCAAATAA